taattttttgttaatgtatgaaaattatgtttggatataaaatataattctcaaacTATTTATTACTCCTAatcttttgttcttttatttagaGGATAATTAAATTATCTGTTTTGCTAACGATATTTTAGCATATCtatctaaaaaaattatgattaaattatttatatatattattattgttaaattatatttaataataattttattaaaatatgattaaatttttttattaaattatatttaataataatcctattaaaatttaataacaataataataatcatttatttaaaaatattctgGTAATGGTACTTTggtcattttttttcttatgctattacaacactattccattcaaccaaacacaaaaatactattacagttctatttcattccattcaaccaaacaattgaattactaattataattttatttcattacaggtctattgtaaatattttaaccCCTTCCCTTAAATTGTAACAAAAAACTATAAAAGTTATTAGAGGCAATGATGCGTGtgaaacttttaaggtaaacttcATTGGTGTCATCcaaatattaaagtatttttattttaatcacccaaaaataaataaaaatcattaacagAATGCAggtatgatatttttatttgcataataacaaattttaatccTTAAAAGTTTAGACTTTCTTAATTTGATATcgattctaaaaattaaaaaaatgaaaaattattaaaatcttaaaaaaaacataaaaaatattaaaaaatattaaaatttaaaaatatatatatatatatatataaagaaaaatataaagaaatataaaaaaaatttagtaatgCCAGACGAAAGTACTCCTGCAATGATGAAATCTCAAATATCCAAGGGCTTATCAAGCGAGTGCGGGACATACATTCAAAAACATCCTAATTCAATTACCAAAAGCATGTATTTTCACAAAGCAACAAATTATTTTGTgagtattttgttttttatatattatttttaaaaaatttatacacTTAATGAAATTTGAACTCATaatattagtttttattatttcaattttaccattttaactaaaatcacattcatttaatcattttattttatgaatttgttaaATATATACTTGGAGCTACACTATTGATCACTCAACtatgtataaattaaatttttattttgatcactcaaattcaaaaaattataattaagtaaatCAATTATTTAAGATTGGTTTCTTTTATCACCCAACCATTAATGGCTAACAGAAGGATGAAGTGgccaatttttaaattattataatagtaaataaccttcaacatttacaaattatctcaatatttatgtcaatttagtcctattattaaaaaaatataaaatacataaaaagttttaaatatacaagacaaattatatgaaattaaaaaccttcattttattttttaatcagaAACTAATGTTTTCCTtcgattttcttttcttaattttgaatgatttttaaagattaaatcaaCCATCTCAATAACTAGTTTGAGACGGCAATACTTTCATTGAAGCTCAGAATTACAAGCTGCTCCAGCTGATGGGATGCAAACGCTCTATCACACGAACCCCAACTACGTTCCCTACTCTTAACAGGCACCAACCATCTGCTGCTGCCACTAACATGTTCTTTAACCTCAAGAACATCATCTACCTCCTTCAGACCAGTCAATTCCGACCATCACCCGTTCAATGGTGTCACCATAACAAGATTGACTAAACAAAACGAAAACTTACGAATAATTGAATAACCAACCTcttagtttagtttagtttaaaaaaaaaaattgctagactaaaaaaaaaaaaaagccaataCAAAACAAATTTGTATATAAATCTTAAACCctgcaaatatatataaaagcaaaGCTAAACTCATTGGTCTCTCTCTCattgttaaataaaatgattgtCCAGCAATCATCTGTTCCAAGATTTCAAGCGAATCAAGTGGACTGACTCTTCTAATTCTTGGAAAGTTCTTGGCTACGCTTAGCAGCTGCCACAACTGCATTCATCAATGTTCCCCGGAAACCATTCTTCTCTAACTCGTGAATGCCAGCGATTGTAGTCCCACCAGGTGATGTAACATCGTCTTTCAGCTGACCAGGGTGCTTCCCAGATTGAACAGCCATAGCAGCTGCTCCCAACACCTGCAAAAGAATGAACCTAATTATCATCTTAACAAATAAATAGAGGCAAAGAGCTAGAAACTAAGAGATCCCTTGATGAAGATGCCATCAACTAGCAATTGCTAGTATTAAAATCACTGATTAAAACGCAATCCTGTACTCAAGAACCAAGTGCTCCGCAATCAAGGTAAAGCAATTTATTATGGGAGAATTTAAGGATAATGATAGAATCGAATAATCAAGTCAACTTTGCTTATGGGAGTACCTACTACTTTTTCCCCTTGTTTTTCTTTATCCTTTATGAACCCACAACTTCCAAGTGCTCCACAATCAAAGTAAAGCAATTTTTTACAACCACGTGATCAAGCACTTCCATCATAATACCCATTAAAAATGGATTTCTGGTAAGCTTACACAATGAATGTATTTTCCAAAGTTGTCAGAACCAGTCTTGACTGACTGGTTTAATTGATTGAACCAAAAGCAGTGGTCCGACTGGTGGTACATAACCAGAAATGAATAAACCACTGTAAActggtaaaaaaaaaaacaaaacagaaaaccAGGACAAGTAACCGATGGTTAAACggttatgattttttatattattattttttatgatttttttatttaattatttttgaactgGAAACTGATAGTCTGACCAGTCCCACCAATTTGGCTCTTACCACATTGATCagcaaattttatgtataaaccAAAGGGCAAATTCTCACCTTTAGCCTTACATGGAAATTCAAGGTAAAATTGTGCCAAGAGTTGTGGAGAGGTCAAGGATCTTTCTAAGAATATTAACGAACACTAAAATGCATGATTTATTTGTAGTAAACATAACATGATGCATAATGTATAACTGACTTACAGTCTGAGAAGCAAGTCCCAATGCTAGTTCTCGCGGAAGACCAGCAGCCACTCCCCCATCAGCCAAAGCTTCAATTGCTAAATATATATAAGCGGGACCACTGCCACTGAATATTTTCAGGAAACATATATCTTGTTAATCTAACTTTTGTTGGATaatcaaagacaaaacatgataATTCATTTTCAACCTTATTCAATGGAAGAGGTAACTCTTAAGAGAAAGAATTCAACCCAAGCAATCAGCCTCACCACCCGCTGCAAAATGCAGGGACTATTGAGGCATACTATTAGGTAATCAGTCTGTTTATTCTGCTATTAAAACAGCAGAATACCTAAGGCCAGTGACAGCATCAAACAGTTTCTCATCAGCTTTCCATGTCTTGCCAACTGCTCCAAATAATTTACCAACTAATTCCCCATCCTGTTCTGTTGCAGCTCCTCCCAAGCTCATAACTGTACATTATGGAAAAAGATCAGACATTTCTATTGCCATGCATTGCTATTATAATAAAAGATTGCAAAACAAACTTGTGAGACTAGAAGAATCATATTTTACAAAAACATACGAAAAAAAGATGATGATTTCTCTTATGGctcattttttaatttgtattattaCATATTAATACTTGGTCAAATTCTATAGAAGAATAAGAAATGATAAACTTATGGATCTCTACTGCTACCATTTGTACCCAACATGACATAGAATCCATAGactgaagaagaagaggaagatcCCAGTTAGCAGACCACAATCCTCTAGAATCTAATGACACCCTTTAATTGCTGGTCTTCTACAACAAGCTAATATGAAAACGCCAAAAGTAACTATCTCCAGGAGTATGAGGCAAGACCACAGGTATTCTAGCCCCATATTGTAGACGAACCTAAAGCAAACAACTGCTATGACCTCTATGGTAGATAGTATATCTGACCTTTTATTTCACATATCGACTCCAACAATATTTCTGACCACACCGATCTACACAAATATACTTTGCTATTccaaaaaaactcaaaataaaacaaatgatgaTGGTACTCCCACAACAACTTAATGAAAAGCTCTCAACACCAGGAAATCCTTTCAACTAACACCATATTACTCTACAGAAATAATCGTGCTGAATTGCCATGTTATGTGCATAGCTTCTACAGTAACTTATAGACAGAAATTTTGGCTTGAATCTGACAATCTGAAGACAAGGGTGACAGATCAATAAGATCAAAATCTTTCAAGTAGATATAGTTTCCATAAATGGTccattatttgaaaaaaaaaatggcagCAAGTCATAGTTTAGAACACAACAAAATGCTAAATTGGACATGATAACTTCAAAAATTGCTTTGCTCATAAGCATTTAATGCAAAAAAGGTTATACCTGAAGCTCCCATACCAACAGCAGATGGTGTGTTGGGCATCACCCGGATAAATCGGTCATGGCCAGCCCATTCctgaacaaaataaaattatgattttattgaTGTCTGACATTACAATGGCACATGAAGACAGTGagtaaggactattttgcatagaaagaaaaaaacaagacTGGTTTAAAAGAATTCACTGGTGCTTCATCTGAAAACATGAATTTCAGACTGAAAATTTGgaatttgtttatatagaaaatgTCAGAATGAATGTACAAATCACAAATAAATTACAAGAGATTAAAACTACCAATGCATTTGAGAAAGCATGAGGGGTAGCTAAATTTCATTTGTCATCCAAGTATTTCTGATTCACTACTTCGTCAAAATCATAGATTTAAGTGTAATAATGAACATAATAAGATGTTTTAATGAGTTCTATAGCATAAACGTATGCATTTGAGCACAAACCTTTTATTCATATTTAAGTTAGCAAAACCCTAGGATTTAATTTGGTCACAGATATCAATAGAAAACTTTCTAGTTGAGTCCCCTAGAATGCACCAGAAAAATATTACGGTTTCTATCCCTTCCTTTTAGCAAGTTCCTTCTCTTCATATTACTTTGCGCAAACACTCTACATACCTTTTAGCCACAACCAGCCCATTCATTTTAGAACTTATCCATAAATCTTAAACTAATACCCTCAACTAAAACCAATAATTTAAATCCGTACTCCAGTGCTGATAAACATGAAACCAAATGCATTTAACTGACCAAGATCTCTGGTAACAGGTAACTTTATACATTGTCAATGGtttaaaacttgcattctatgAGCAAGGATCCAACCAAACTGGTAAGTAGGAACTTCTAATCCAGCTTAATGAAATCACTTACAAAAATCATCTGCATTTACCAGTGCACAAAGAACCAAAAGCCATAACATCTTTATGTCCTTTTGTTTTCTGTATTCTTACTATTAAGTTCTATTAAGAACAGCAAGTGTTAGTAAATAATACTCAAGCAAAAACTAAGATGAATATATTAATAACTATGAACCACCAAAATTATCACATTAGGAATGAGAAAAAGCTAAATATTTGTCAGTGTTTGTTTCCACACTTCAAAATTAAATCTATTCATTTCTAAACCAACAAACAAAACTTAAGAACCTTCCTGTATCACATGGTCAAGAAAGGTTATCCACCATAAGCTCAGATTTTTAAGTTGATGCAACCCACTTCTTGAAGGAGCTTAATATCTTAGAGGGAAGTTAGCCtaatgcttttataaatcttaatGTTCTAGAAAGAACTCGCACACTAAAAGGTATTTTATTAACAGTGGAGCTAGAAGAGTCTATTATATTTTTCTCATGCATTCTATTATACGAATGAAACCTTGAAAATGCAAGTTCTACTTAAAATCAGATGTTTTCCCACAAAGAATTAACCTAATCTCTTCAcagttttattcaaaaaaaaaaaaaaagtctcttCACAGTTTAAATTAACATTAAGAGTAGAAAAGATAAAAGAACTCAAAAGACAATAACACTCCAAATTGGCATTATGCTACTTAGAAGGTTCAATACTCTCACAGTGGCACTATAAAGGGAAGTTGTATCTctcttttatcttcttttttttcaccAAAGCTCATAAAACTGAAATACTGATGTCAAGATTTCATTAAGTCGTGAAAAACTATTTCTGGAAAGAAAGGAGATTCTTTTAAATCATATTATGCTACTCTTCAGTGAATAGCATGATAATGCATAATTTATACTAGCACCATGTGGTTTAGGCTTTTGTAAAGGCAAAGAGCTCAAAAGGACATACTTCCAGATCCTTCAGTTTTACTCCTGCAGCAATTGAAACCAGGAGCTTTTTCTTTGAAAGTAACGGCCTCAGCTGCAAGATCACATTTTTAACTGCAAACCACCAAGGAAGAGGTTTAGACTAAAAACAGAAGCTTGGAAATCATCCTGAAGATGTTCTGCGCGAATACTTTTTGCTTTCTGTTTCTCTTGGTGATATCTCTCTTCATTTAAGTTCGACATAATGACCAAATTAATAAATGCAAACTTGCAAATCCATAGTGCTCAATGTGTGATGTCTTTACAAGAAATCATGTGGTCCATGTATAAACATATTTgagataaaaacaaaacaaaccgGATCATGTTTTACTGCAGTTGTTAAACTAAAATACTATATTGTATTTTCTATAATTAAGGTAAAATAACAGAGACTTTAGAGCCTCATTCACAGTTCATattctaaacatttaaaaaaattcattgtaAATCTCCTAACATAATTTTCAAGCTTCTCTAAAGGAGAAAAGATGTATCACAGCTGGTATATGTTGGGTAGGTTAAAAGGTGGAAGAAAGAATAAATAGTGAAAAAGTAGAAAGGTTCCTTCTAGTAGGAAAGAAAAgtgagaaggaaaagaaaaatagaaaagttaaTCATTTTCCACTCTTGCTCACAAAAAAGAATACTACAAACTAGAAAGAAAACTAGCGAGAAAATGGTAGAGGTCTGAGTTAAGCATTACATAGTTACAAGAATATCCATCTATTTAGATCATAAATTTCACATCTTAACTTGCAAAatatataatggtaaaattgcattaCTTTTATattctttccttttgtttttcaACTCTACTAGAGGGAAGGAAATACCTTCTTTCCTACCAAACACATCTACGAAAATTAATATGCTTTCTATCTTTACATGTTTCTCCCCTAAAAGAATTTCATCTTTACACATTTCTAACCACTCTGCCAAGGGAAGTCGAAGTTTCTAGCATTTCATTAtaataattgagaaaaaaaagtacCTGCTGCAAGAATGGTATCACCAACTCtagaatttcaaaaacaaaaagggAAGCGCACAGAGGCAATGAAAGAGGAAGCATGAGAAAAAGGTACCTACTGCAAGAATGGTATTGCCAGCTCTAGAACTTCAAAAACAAAAAGGGAAGCACGCAGAGGCAATGAAAGAGGAAGCACTCAGGCTAATAGCATTACCTACTTGGGGTTTCACAGAAAAAATTATCACATCACTAGCATCCACAACCTGCTTCCAAATATCCATAACTTAGAtcagaaacaaaataaaaataagaacacCATATTATTAAAACTTAACAGCATAACAATCTTAAAGGATGATTATTTctattctctttttttctttaattaagtcTTCAGTGACATCTTTTCACTTCCTTCCAATTCCACGTACAAACAAAACTAACAGAACACATGTTGATTTTGCTATTTTTTTCCACTTTGTAAAGAACTAAAATATGTATATGCAAATGGTGAAAAGCAAAATAAAAGTAAGTCAAATAGTCCAAACCAACTTGGTTCTTTGATTGTTTTTTTACcccttgtatatatatatcaatgttGTCAAGGGAGCCAGGCGCACTCGAAGCGCTAGGACCTTTATATAGCCTGAGGCACAAAAAAACCGCTCACCAGTCGAAGGcgcaagcatataaatataaatatatatgtaaaatgtatataaaagTATATGTAACTAATACATATAATCAATAAGTATTAATTAAATAGTAAAAGAAAGATAATATAGTTCAATTTCTAAATTCAAAACATTGTTCAATAGTTTTAAGTGTAATAATTTTCTTAATGTATTGTAAAATAAAACACCATAAGAACGAAATTAAATATCATCACCAGAAACTAGCTCTAGATTTCGTTCATCTTCTCTTGAAAAGTTTTAACTTATAGGAGTTAACTATGTTAATTagatcaataattaattaaaaaagtcatttattatattttattatgtttttcttttaaaagtcagaataaaaaaaataaacaggaGAATGGAAGGGCTCTTTAGTGAGGCGGGCTCTTTTGCGCCTGGGTTTGCAACAAAGGCGCTCAAAAGCCTAATTGATGTCACCTCGCCTTGAGGTGGCTGAGGCGGTAATGGCCATTTGCTGCGCCTTAGCGGCTAGGTGCATCTAGGTGCTCTCCTTGACATCACTGATATATATAAAGCTATTTATGTATTCttataaaaaatctttaaaagtattaaacataaatatctatatatacataattGTCCAATAACCAAAGTAAAAAAGAACTAACTAAATTTCTTTCCACCTGGGAGTAAATATCGTATCTTTAATAATTCAACATAATAAAAACAATACTAAATGTAACAAGAACAAGGGGGAAAGAAAGCACCGTACGTCGGTGTTGTGACTATAAACAGAGATGCCGAGTGACTGGAAGGCAGTACCACGACTGGGATTTGAGTGGATTGCTGTAGAAATACGTTGGGGAGGCAAAACACCAGATTGTACCACTCCTCTGGCAATGCTCTCTGCCATTTTCCCTGCTCcgatgaaccctagcttgaagtTTTCACTCTGTATAGGCACTGCCTCCATGTCGTTGCTTGGATTTTATGTCTGgggaaaaattaaaatcaaattaacatTACAGAAACACGAAATTAAAAAGGTTTTACACATTTCTGTCATCCAATGATGTTTtccaaatatttgaaaaaaaatctagAGGAAATAAAGCTAGTTAAGTAAGACCcgtacaaaaaaaaaacaaaagcagtGAGTTGACTGGCTATTCAATCTTAACCTTAATCTGAAAGAAGAAAAAcagctgaagaagaagaagagaacacGTGCACTCCACGATCCCCAAATCAGTCTGAGATTTTGAGCATCGAAGGATATTGGAAACTGAATGAAGGATGGAAGTGGGCAATTAAATGAGAAGCGGAAAATCAAAACTATTGACGGCTTGAAAGTCATGGGCCCTAGAGATACTCATGGGCCAGGTCGAGCCTAATTCGAGACCATAGACAACTTATAAAGCCAAGAGCAATTGGGCTCGGAAGGAGTCTAATAATTTCACTTGCGCCACGGTAAACGAAGCCTTATCACTAGCACGAGATTCCTTCTCCTTGGACAATTCAGCCTTGAAATTCTTTAGCTTATTGTTCTTCTCCTCCACCTACTTATCTTTCTCTCCCAATTGACCCTTTAAAGCCTGCACTTTCTCAtgtaacctttttatttttccctcaaaaGTAGATGTTTTTTTGTTGGCTTCAAGATGTTTTTTTGTTGGCTTCAAATGTAGTTGAAAGTTTAGCCTCATCTTTTGCCTTGTTCTGAGCTATTTAAAAAGTTGTTATTTCTCAGGCCACTTGGTCACATGCTAACTTCAAAGTCAACATGGGCGCCATAGAATCTGCATAAACAAACACCATTAAGAAGGAAAACAAAAAGCTTAACAAAATTAGCAAGATTATAAGAACTAACCAAGGCAGCTGCAACATTGGATGGGAGGACAACAATGAGCATCGAGGGAGAAACTCTTCCGACGAAAGAAGAACCTATCATGGCTGCAATAGGTTGAATTGAAGAAGCAATCGTAATGGAAGGATTAGAGTTGTTAGCAGCAACAACAGTAAAAGGGGTCTAGACGTGGTCAAAAGTACCACTAGGAGGATTGACCTCAGTGGTCAAATCTTTGGCACTAGAAGTGGCACTCTCTCGATGTTGCTCCCCACCTGTTGAGAGTTCGGAAGGGGTTGCCTTCCTCTTTTTGTTTACCCGTTTCCTCAAGGCAGGAAGAGAGATAGACACCTCTTTCAATAGGTCTTTTACTATGGCGTTTGCCTTCTCCATGATATATTCACCTTCCATGGTTGATCCTACACAGACAGGTCAAAAACACATtagtaacataaaaaaaaaccataaaacaaTACCGTATCTTACAACATTTCCTTTTCCCCGAGCCAAGGGGAAAAATAATGAAATCTGTATCCTTTATGAACTGTTCGGTCCAATCTCGGATCATTCCGTAAGGACCTCCAATCGGAGGTATGAGAGGCAAGGGATTAACCACTGTACTCCTTAATACTAGCCACTTTCAATCAGAACAAGCTCCTATATTCACTAAATGGTTCCAAGGTTACAGAGTCCTCCCCGTTAACATTAGGCTATAGGAGAGACACAATCAAAGGGGCATGACTCTGCACGAGGTTTCCAGCGCCCTGTGAAGTAAAACCTTTTTGCAAGATCTACCTCTGAATGCCCGTAACCCTTTTTATCCAAAAGATAGAATTTAACATCTTCATGTCTCAGGGAATAAGAAGCAGACTCTCtcggttaataattttaaattgttcTCGTGCATTGAGGTCTCTAATTAGTGAACGCCTAAATTGCAAACTTCCTTGGGAGGTAGAAGCCACTTGGTGGGGAAATTGAAGTCACTCTAGTACATGCATGAATacggtgaaatttattaaatttcattcatcagagttgtcaattttcaagtttggaaaatcAATCGGCATGCAAttactttttggatgggatctagACATTTCTGGGCTGAGATATCTTCGTAGCGttcgaagatctatctcttagcttcgaaacgcattttaatcacttaattttaaGTTTGGAAACTCAAGTTATGatcattttagtgaagactatATGAGCAAAATTTCTAGACAGGGTTGTTACGAAAATTATgagtttcgggcttttaattcaggtttaaatcatattgagtttgatttttaagattaattttaACAAAGACCTTTTTGCTCATGAATTCGTGCAATAAATTCTTTTTTCCCTTATTTCGTTGCTCTCTCTTCTTCTGTAGCGCACCTTCCGTGGAGGCTTGACTCAAACAAAAGGAGGTGCAACTTTTAGGTTGAGTAACAACAGTTCCCGTTGTTAGAGTCGGGACCTTTATCACAGGTTTAAGAAGAGAAACCTTAGGCCAAGCTTTAAAAGAAGAACGAGACTGGCTACTCGAGGAAATTGAACACCAAGAGGTATGGTCAAAATTCGAAAAATCATGGCTAGCTACCCCCTCGGACCTCGCAAAAGTTCCCCTCCCAATTAACCTCTCTCATGGTCGTTTCCTTCCAGAATACCCATTGCTTTCCCTAGACCTCTTCAAGACTTTGCCACTTCAGCCCTAACGAAAGACGAAAAAGCATATGAGGCTAATGGACAACTCCCGTTGTTTCAAAAACCATCATCTATATCCTTGGGAGTGTCCCTACAAACGTCTTCCTCTCCAATACAATACTTGAAAACATTACTCAAGGTAATCTCAAGAGAAACCACTAACATTCCCTTTCAATCATCATTTTATGCTCGTGAAAACCTTCAGGTACATCCAATAGACATGAGTAGTAGTAACATTTCTCAATAAAAGGACGCGTCCACTCAACAGGAAAATCGAACCTCTTACAAAACTTCAACTTTACGAGAATGTACTTGCTATGATCAACATTCATTCCTACCTCTCAACTATAAAACAAATTCTCTATCCAAGGAATAGTTTTCCAAGGATGGAATTCAAACAACCTAGGAGATCTTTTCCACTTCCCGAGGAAATACATATAACAAAACATCCTATCAGAAGGGTATATGCCTCTTATATGACACATCATAAATTACCTAACCAATAACTACTGGAAAGGCCTGTCAACTATTTCGATACTATATTGAAATCATAAAGAACATTCTCGGATGAAGTTTAAAAGGGGGAGAGTAAAACTCGCCTTAAGAAAAATAATGGAAGAAATAACCCAAGCCTCCTGTTAGTGGAGTCAGGGCCAAACAATTCGCTAAGATGATGCAACCCTTCAGAAATGTTGAATTCATACTTGTGGTGTTCCACAAATAACCCACTACACATCAACAAGTTTTTAATCTCTTGATGGGTTGTGGAATATGGATAACTAAGGCTA
The Gossypium hirsutum isolate 1008001.06 chromosome A07, Gossypium_hirsutum_v2.1, whole genome shotgun sequence genome window above contains:
- the LOC107900495 gene encoding pyrroline-5-carboxylate reductase isoform X2; this encodes MEAVPIQSENFKLGFIGAGKMAESIARGVVQSGVLPPQRISTAIHSNPSRGTAFQSLGISVYSHNTDEWAGHDRFIRVMPNTPSAVGMGASVMSLGGAATEQDGELVGKLFGAVGKTWKADEKLFDAVTGLSGSGPAYIYLAIEALADGGVAAGLPRELALGLASQTVLGAAAMAVQSGKHPGQLKDDVTSPGGTTIAGIHELEKNGFRGTLMNAVVAAAKRSQELSKN
- the LOC107900495 gene encoding pyrroline-5-carboxylate reductase isoform X1 is translated as MEAVPIQSENFKLGFIGAGKMAESIARGVVQSGVLPPQRISTAIHSNPSRGTAFQSLGISVYSHNTDVVDASDVIIFSVKPQVVKNVILQLRPLLSKKKLLVSIAAGVKLKDLEEWAGHDRFIRVMPNTPSAVGMGASVMSLGGAATEQDGELVGKLFGAVGKTWKADEKLFDAVTGLSGSGPAYIYLAIEALADGGVAAGLPRELALGLASQTVLGAAAMAVQSGKHPGQLKDDVTSPGGTTIAGIHELEKNGFRGTLMNAVVAAAKRSQELSKN